A stretch of the Sphingomonas sp. CL5.1 genome encodes the following:
- a CDS encoding bifunctional diguanylate cyclase/phosphodiesterase — MARGETLKDRAVMFALCAGGVAFFLALLVTSRDNFGAGSYASALIPAIVCATMCWAATQRAVATTAEAIDRAVDRLAEAANGEIDPRVPDEIRVAVPQLATAMDRLFAQLADNLDSIQRLALFDPVTGLANRTNFRTGAERLLAETSREMGALFFIDLDRFKAVNDTHGHACGDMLLAMVADRLRGVSDRAVAEADIYPPLIGRLAGDEFTMLFPLLADPRDAGWIAAQVLDALAAPFPLMGGEASIGASIGIALRPDHGITLHDLMRCADAAMYCAKSDGRGRFELYSDELAEQMASRVRLDAELRDALDRDEFTLVFQPEVSLSDGNVVAAEALLRWRHPRDGLRLPGTFIGRAEESGLMVEIGDWVLARIARTVAHWASLGFAGRLAINVSARQIDRVDFFTRLRAAMRDARAPARLLELEINETVAAHARADAIAALAQLREEGAKIAIDGFGTGLSSVARLRQLPIDRIKLDRGLIAAVAQDHAARIITGSLVGLIHGLGCEAVAEGVETPDQVELLRILGCDAIQGYGVARPMGEEDFLAWSAALADLELEIEPEIRSVSLG, encoded by the coding sequence ATGGCAAGGGGCGAAACGCTGAAGGACAGGGCGGTGATGTTCGCGCTGTGCGCGGGCGGCGTCGCTTTTTTCCTCGCGTTGCTCGTCACTTCCCGCGACAATTTCGGCGCCGGCTCCTATGCCAGCGCGCTCATCCCGGCGATCGTCTGCGCGACGATGTGCTGGGCCGCGACTCAGCGCGCCGTCGCCACCACCGCCGAGGCGATCGACCGCGCCGTGGACCGGCTGGCCGAAGCCGCCAATGGCGAGATCGACCCGCGCGTGCCCGACGAGATCCGCGTCGCCGTCCCGCAACTGGCGACCGCGATGGATCGGCTATTCGCTCAGCTAGCCGACAACCTGGACAGCATCCAGCGGCTTGCGCTGTTCGATCCGGTTACCGGACTCGCCAACCGCACCAATTTCCGTACCGGCGCGGAGCGGCTGTTGGCTGAAACGTCGCGCGAGATGGGGGCACTATTCTTCATTGACCTCGATCGCTTCAAGGCGGTCAACGACACGCACGGCCATGCGTGCGGCGACATGCTGCTGGCGATGGTCGCCGATCGCCTGCGCGGCGTATCGGATCGCGCGGTGGCGGAGGCGGACATCTATCCTCCGCTGATCGGCCGGCTGGCGGGCGACGAGTTCACCATGCTGTTCCCGTTGCTCGCCGATCCGCGCGATGCCGGCTGGATCGCCGCGCAGGTACTCGACGCACTTGCCGCGCCTTTCCCGCTGATGGGCGGGGAGGCTTCGATAGGCGCCTCGATCGGCATCGCGCTGCGCCCCGATCACGGCATCACGCTGCACGACCTGATGCGTTGCGCCGATGCCGCGATGTATTGCGCCAAGTCCGACGGGCGCGGGCGGTTCGAGCTGTATAGCGACGAACTGGCGGAGCAGATGGCCAGCCGCGTGCGCCTCGACGCCGAATTGCGCGATGCGCTCGATCGCGACGAATTCACTTTGGTCTTCCAGCCCGAGGTCTCGCTGTCGGACGGCAATGTCGTCGCGGCGGAGGCGCTGCTCCGCTGGCGCCATCCGCGCGATGGGCTGCGCCTGCCCGGCACCTTCATCGGCCGCGCGGAGGAAAGCGGGCTGATGGTGGAGATCGGCGACTGGGTGCTGGCGCGCATCGCGCGGACGGTCGCGCATTGGGCATCGCTCGGCTTCGCCGGAAGGCTGGCGATCAACGTCAGCGCGCGCCAGATCGATCGTGTCGATTTCTTCACCCGGCTGCGCGCGGCGATGCGCGATGCGCGCGCGCCGGCGCGGCTGCTGGAACTGGAGATCAACGAGACGGTCGCCGCCCATGCCCGCGCCGATGCCATCGCGGCGTTGGCGCAACTGCGCGAGGAGGGCGCGAAGATCGCGATCGACGGCTTCGGCACCGGGCTTTCCAGCGTCGCCCGGCTGCGGCAATTGCCGATCGACCGCATCAAGCTCGATCGCGGCCTGATCGCTGCGGTCGCGCAGGATCATGCGGCGCGGATCATCACCGGCTCGCTCGTCGGGCTGATCCACGGCCTCGGCTGCGAGGCGGTGGCGGAAGGCGTGGAGACACCCGATCAGGTCGAGCTGCTGCGCATCCTCGGCTGTGACGCGATCCAGGGCTATGGTGTCGCGCGGCCGATGGGGGAGGAGGATTTCCTTGCCTGGTCCGCCGCGCTGGCAGATCTCGAACTGGAAATCGAGCCGGAGATCAGGAGCGTGTCGCTCGGGTGA
- a CDS encoding Tim44/TimA family putative adaptor protein yields MFYIVLLAMVAGFLALRLYSVLGKRTGHEQPLPKPADDRVPAAALPRTIDVTPEVREAAVRPIEGGAESGLRAIVSGEPGFDVPRFLEGSQAAYRMILEAFWRGDEKALADLVEPDVANAFGESIAARKEAGEVLENRLVSIERATIVGASLTGRDARITVRFDADIAAVTRNADGQVIAGSTSDAVETHDVWTFARTLKSSDPNWKLADTDEA; encoded by the coding sequence GTGTTCTATATTGTCCTTCTAGCGATGGTTGCCGGGTTCCTGGCATTGCGTCTCTACTCGGTGCTCGGCAAGCGTACCGGGCATGAGCAGCCGTTGCCCAAGCCGGCTGACGATCGCGTTCCCGCCGCCGCGCTGCCGCGCACCATCGACGTGACGCCGGAAGTGCGCGAAGCCGCCGTCCGCCCGATCGAGGGCGGGGCGGAAAGCGGCCTGCGCGCGATCGTCTCGGGCGAACCGGGCTTCGACGTGCCGCGCTTCCTCGAAGGGTCGCAGGCGGCCTATCGCATGATCCTCGAGGCATTCTGGCGCGGCGACGAGAAAGCGCTGGCCGATCTGGTCGAGCCGGACGTCGCCAATGCCTTCGGCGAATCGATCGCCGCCCGCAAGGAAGCGGGCGAGGTGCTGGAGAACCGCCTCGTCTCGATCGAGCGCGCGACGATCGTCGGCGCGTCGCTCACCGGCCGCGACGCGCGGATCACCGTGCGCTTCGACGCCGACATCGCCGCCGTCACCCGCAATGCGGACGGGCAGGTGATCGCGGGATCGACCAGCGACGCGGTCGAGACGCATGACGTCTGGACCTTCGCGCGGACGCTCAAGAGCAGCGATCCGAACTGGAAGCTCGCCGACACCGACGAAGCCTGA
- the yidC gene encoding membrane protein insertase YidC: protein MSEDNKNFVLFAVLAVLILFGGQWLVSHFFPANPAVTKIEGGKTKVVEGKAAATVDAPGTIRDRKLVLAETPRVKIATPTMQGSINLKGARIDDLVLTNYKETIAKDSPPIRLLSPAGTTDANFAAFGWRDDGLAPPAADTLWAASSDTLAPGKPVTLSAANARGQRFQIELSVDKDYMFSIRQTVANGGANAVPVAAYGLVNRSGVSKDPASWTIHTGPMSVANGSANYAPNFKDLDKEPQKFTSTGGWLGFTDKYWLTALLPDQARSFDGQFRAGANTSYQADFTAAPQVLPPGREITQTTRFFAGAKEVKLLDRYTDKEGATKLDYAIDWGWFRIIEKPIFYYLDWLFRMVGNFGVAIIILTLTIRALVFPIAQRQYASMAHMRAIQPKMKAIQERFKDDKQRQQQEIMALYKAEKVNPLAGCLPTLLQIPIFYALYKVLMLTIEMRHQPFVGWIKDLSAPDPLTPVNLFGLLNFTPPHFMAIGVIPIILGISMFFQFKLNPTPMDDTQKQVFALMPWVLMFVMAPFAVGLQVYWITTNIITIIQQRVLYARHPALLEATSK, encoded by the coding sequence GTGAGCGAAGACAACAAGAATTTCGTGCTGTTCGCGGTGCTGGCCGTGCTGATCCTGTTCGGCGGGCAGTGGCTGGTGAGCCATTTCTTCCCGGCCAACCCGGCGGTGACGAAGATCGAGGGCGGCAAGACCAAGGTGGTGGAGGGCAAGGCCGCCGCCACCGTCGACGCACCCGGCACGATCCGCGACCGCAAGCTGGTGCTCGCGGAAACGCCGCGCGTGAAGATCGCAACCCCCACCATGCAGGGCTCGATCAACCTGAAGGGCGCCCGGATCGACGATCTCGTGCTGACCAATTACAAGGAGACGATCGCGAAGGATTCGCCGCCGATCCGCCTCCTTTCCCCCGCCGGCACGACCGACGCCAATTTCGCGGCGTTCGGCTGGCGCGACGACGGCCTCGCGCCGCCCGCCGCCGATACGCTCTGGGCCGCCTCGTCCGACACGCTCGCACCGGGCAAGCCGGTGACGCTCTCCGCCGCCAACGCCAGGGGCCAGCGTTTCCAGATCGAGCTGTCGGTCGACAAGGATTATATGTTCTCGATCCGGCAGACGGTCGCCAATGGCGGTGCCAATGCGGTGCCGGTGGCCGCTTATGGCCTCGTCAATCGCAGCGGTGTTTCAAAGGACCCGGCGAGCTGGACGATCCACACCGGCCCGATGTCGGTCGCCAACGGCAGCGCCAATTATGCGCCGAACTTCAAGGATCTGGATAAGGAGCCGCAGAAGTTCACCTCGACCGGCGGCTGGCTCGGCTTCACCGACAAATACTGGCTCACCGCGCTGCTGCCCGATCAGGCGCGCAGCTTCGACGGCCAGTTCCGCGCCGGCGCGAACACCAGCTATCAGGCGGACTTCACCGCCGCGCCGCAGGTGCTGCCGCCGGGCCGCGAGATCACCCAGACCACGCGCTTCTTCGCCGGCGCGAAGGAAGTGAAGCTGCTCGACCGCTACACCGACAAGGAGGGCGCGACGAAGCTCGACTATGCGATCGACTGGGGCTGGTTCCGCATCATCGAGAAGCCGATCTTCTATTATCTCGACTGGCTGTTCCGCATGGTCGGCAATTTCGGCGTGGCGATCATCATCCTGACGCTGACGATCCGCGCGCTCGTCTTCCCGATCGCGCAGCGGCAATATGCGTCGATGGCGCACATGCGCGCGATCCAGCCGAAGATGAAGGCGATCCAGGAACGCTTCAAGGACGACAAGCAGCGTCAGCAGCAGGAGATCATGGCGCTCTACAAGGCGGAGAAGGTCAATCCGCTGGCGGGCTGCCTGCCCACCCTGCTCCAGATCCCGATCTTCTACGCGCTCTACAAGGTGCTGATGCTGACGATCGAGATGCGGCACCAGCCGTTCGTCGGGTGGATCAAGGATCTGTCGGCGCCCGATCCGCTCACGCCCGTCAACCTGTTCGGCCTGCTCAACTTCACCCCGCCGCATTTCATGGCGATCGGCGTGATCCCGATCATCCTGGGCATCAGCATGTTCTTCCAGTTCAAGCTGAACCCGACGCCGATGGACGACACGCAGAAGCAGGTGTTCGCGCTGATGCCGTGGGTGCTGATGTTCGTGATGGCGCCGTTCGCGGTGGGCCTTCAGGTCTATTGGATCACCACCAACATCATCACGATCATCCAGCAGCGCGTGCTCTACGCGCGCCACCCGGCGCTGCTGGAGGCGACATCGAAGTGA
- the rnpA gene encoding ribonuclease P protein component, whose translation MNRRPLSRLTRRSEFLAANAGRRVPMPGFVLLVRPREDGDETIRVGFTVTKKIGNAVVRNRMKRRFRALARELMPAEGINGADHVLIGRQTGVERPYATLRDELAKALAKAKRR comes from the coding sequence CTGAACCGGCGGCCGCTCTCGCGGCTGACCAGGCGATCGGAATTTCTGGCTGCCAACGCCGGGCGTCGCGTGCCGATGCCCGGCTTTGTCTTGCTTGTCCGCCCGCGCGAGGACGGCGACGAGACGATCCGCGTCGGCTTCACCGTGACGAAGAAGATCGGCAACGCGGTGGTGCGCAACCGCATGAAGCGCCGCTTCCGCGCGCTTGCCCGCGAGCTGATGCCGGCCGAGGGGATCAACGGCGCGGACCATGTGCTGATCGGCCGTCAAACCGGTGTCGAGCGCCCCTATGCCACGCTGCGCGACGAGCTGGCGAAGGCGCTGGCCAAGGCGAAGCGGCGATGA
- the dapE gene encoding succinyl-diaminopimelate desuccinylase: protein MGDREVRAAGGQGVTLDPLALAEALIACESVTPATGRVFDLVEAMLAPLGFAVDRFTVGEAPDGPVENMIAVRGTEGPHFAFAGHLDVVPPGEGWTSGAFAPEVRGGLLHGRGAVDMKGGIAAFIAAVSRAPAQGVVSLLLTGDEEGPAIHGTRAILDRLAARGLKPDMCLVGEPTSVDRLGDMIKIGRRGSVNIWIDVPGRQGHVAYPHLADNPIPKLVAALAEIDAITLDHGNDWFQPSNIEVTDITVGNPATNVIPARATARLSIRFNDEQNGPALARRIEAIVHSHAPEAKVEARISGEAFLTEPGPLSALVSAAILARTGLTPALSTTGGTSDARFIAAICPVVEFGLTNATMHKLDEAVAIEDLATLTDIYADIITRATRS from the coding sequence ATGGGTGATCGAGAAGTTCGAGCAGCCGGCGGGCAAGGCGTGACGCTCGATCCGCTGGCGCTCGCCGAAGCGCTGATCGCCTGCGAAAGCGTCACCCCGGCGACCGGCCGCGTATTCGACCTGGTGGAGGCGATGCTGGCGCCGCTCGGCTTCGCGGTCGACCGCTTCACCGTCGGCGAGGCGCCGGACGGCCCGGTCGAGAACATGATCGCGGTGCGCGGCACGGAAGGCCCGCATTTCGCCTTCGCCGGCCATCTCGACGTGGTACCGCCCGGCGAGGGCTGGACCTCGGGCGCGTTCGCACCGGAGGTGCGCGGCGGGCTGCTCCACGGGCGCGGCGCGGTGGACATGAAGGGCGGGATCGCCGCCTTCATCGCCGCCGTCTCCCGCGCACCCGCGCAAGGCGTTGTGAGCCTACTGCTGACCGGCGATGAGGAAGGCCCGGCGATCCACGGCACCCGCGCGATCCTCGACCGGCTGGCGGCGCGCGGGCTGAAGCCGGACATGTGCCTCGTCGGCGAACCCACGTCGGTCGACCGGCTGGGCGACATGATAAAGATCGGTCGGCGCGGCTCCGTCAACATCTGGATCGACGTGCCAGGCAGGCAGGGCCATGTCGCCTATCCGCACCTCGCCGACAATCCGATCCCCAAGCTGGTCGCCGCGCTGGCGGAGATCGACGCGATCACGCTCGATCACGGCAATGACTGGTTCCAGCCGTCGAATATCGAGGTGACCGACATCACGGTCGGCAATCCGGCGACCAATGTCATCCCGGCGCGTGCCACCGCGCGGCTGTCGATCCGCTTCAACGACGAACAGAACGGACCCGCCCTTGCGCGGCGGATCGAGGCGATCGTCCATTCCCACGCGCCGGAGGCGAAGGTGGAGGCGCGCATCTCGGGCGAGGCGTTCCTGACCGAACCGGGACCGCTCTCCGCGCTGGTTTCGGCGGCGATCCTCGCGCGGACCGGCCTCACCCCGGCGCTGTCGACGACCGGCGGCACATCGGACGCTCGCTTCATCGCGGCGATCTGCCCGGTGGTGGAATTCGGCCTGACCAACGCGACGATGCACAAGCTGGACGAGGCGGTGGCGATCGAGGATCTGGCGACGCTGACCGATATCTACGCCGACATCATCACCCGAGCGACACGCTCCTGA
- the yidD gene encoding membrane protein insertion efficiency factor YidD, whose translation MIARLLVLLVRAWQIGPSVVLPPTCRYQPSCSAYAIEALRRYGAARGSWLAAKRIARCHPWGGHGYDPVP comes from the coding sequence ATGATCGCGCGGCTGCTCGTGCTGCTCGTCCGCGCGTGGCAGATCGGCCCGTCGGTGGTGCTGCCGCCCACCTGCCGCTATCAACCTTCGTGTTCCGCCTATGCAATCGAGGCGCTTCGCCGCTATGGGGCTGCGCGTGGAAGCTGGCTCGCGGCCAAACGCATCGCGCGCTGCCATCCGTGGGGCGGGCATGGCTATGACCCCGTGCCCTGA
- a CDS encoding glutathione S-transferase family protein — protein sequence MKLIIGNKAYSSWSLRGWLACRQSGLPFEEMVVPLYDQDWDKRREGDEFAPSSGKVPILWDDDVVVWDSLAIIEYLIDKVGREKFWPEDNAARAMARSMAAEMHSSFAALRRECGMNIRQVYPPRRPSDEVVADLTRIMELWAQARARFGGDGDFLFGAFGAADIMFAPVCTRIVTYSLPVARFATGYIEAVLNHPFMQDWIAAAQEEEWVIEKFEQPAGKA from the coding sequence ATGAAGCTCATCATCGGCAACAAGGCCTATTCGTCGTGGTCGCTGCGCGGCTGGCTGGCGTGCCGCCAGTCTGGCCTGCCGTTCGAGGAGATGGTCGTCCCGCTCTACGATCAGGATTGGGACAAGCGCCGCGAGGGCGACGAATTCGCCCCCTCCTCCGGCAAGGTGCCGATCCTGTGGGACGATGACGTGGTGGTATGGGACAGCCTCGCCATCATCGAATATCTCATCGACAAGGTCGGCCGCGAGAAATTCTGGCCGGAGGACAATGCCGCACGCGCGATGGCGCGATCGATGGCGGCTGAGATGCATTCCAGCTTCGCCGCGCTGCGCCGCGAATGCGGGATGAACATCCGCCAGGTCTATCCGCCGCGCCGCCCGTCGGACGAGGTGGTCGCGGACCTAACACGCATCATGGAATTATGGGCGCAGGCGCGCGCGCGCTTCGGCGGCGACGGCGATTTCCTGTTCGGCGCATTCGGCGCGGCGGACATCATGTTCGCGCCGGTCTGCACGCGGATCGTCACCTATTCGCTGCCCGTCGCGCGTTTCGCCACCGGCTATATCGAGGCGGTGCTCAACCATCCCTTCATGCAGGACTGGATCGCCGCCGCGCAGGAAGAGGAATGGGTGATCGAGAAGTTCGAGCAGCCGGCGGGCAAGGCGTGA
- the rpmH gene encoding 50S ribosomal protein L34, whose protein sequence is MKRTFQPSNLVRARRHGFRARMATVGGRAVIRARRARGRKKLSA, encoded by the coding sequence ATGAAGCGGACCTTTCAGCCGAGCAACCTGGTGCGGGCACGCCGTCACGGCTTCCGTGCGCGGATGGCGACGGTGGGCGGTCGCGCGGTGATCCGGGCGCGTCGCGCGCGGGGCCGCAAGAAGCTGTCGGCCTGA
- a CDS encoding Smr/MutS family protein: MAGRRLDAEEAALWARVKASVRPLHPRPPRAVAKAPPEPEPAPPLPGKRRVATPLPRPATSPRVAATPAAPAPATLDGSWDRRITRGTVQPDATLDLHGHNLRSAHALLDAGLERSIARGDRVLLLVTGKPPRPGSERPHARGAIRAAVADWIAASRHAPHIAALRNAHPRHGGNGAIYVVFRRSRPKH, from the coding sequence GTGGCCGGCCGGCGTCTCGACGCTGAGGAGGCGGCGCTGTGGGCGCGGGTGAAGGCCAGCGTCCGCCCGCTTCATCCCCGTCCGCCGCGCGCGGTCGCGAAAGCGCCGCCCGAGCCTGAGCCGGCGCCGCCGCTCCCCGGCAAGCGCCGCGTGGCCACGCCGTTGCCGCGTCCGGCGACGTCCCCGCGCGTGGCGGCCACGCCGGCCGCTCCCGCCCCGGCCACGCTCGACGGCAGCTGGGACCGCAGGATCACGCGCGGGACGGTGCAGCCGGACGCGACGCTCGACCTCCACGGGCACAATCTGCGCTCGGCCCATGCCCTGCTCGACGCCGGGCTGGAGCGGTCGATCGCGCGCGGCGACCGCGTGCTGCTGCTCGTCACCGGCAAGCCCCCGCGCCCCGGGAGCGAGCGGCCGCACGCGCGCGGCGCGATCCGCGCGGCGGTGGCGGACTGGATCGCCGCCTCGCGCCATGCGCCGCACATCGCCGCGCTGCGCAACGCCCATCCGCGCCACGGTGGCAATGGCGCGATCTACGTGGTTTTCCGCCGATCCCGACCTAAACATTAA
- the yihA gene encoding ribosome biogenesis GTP-binding protein YihA/YsxC — MTFDDDQIEAARKVFAGPIEFLKSAPALNFLPEAIVPEVAFAGRSNVGKSSLINALTGRKALARTSVTPGRTQELNFFDIGYPLSFRLVDMPGYGFAKAPKDMVKKWRFLVNDYLRGRQQLKRALMLIDSRHGIKDVDREILEMLDKAAVSYRLILTKADKVKATDLAAVTERTAEEARKRPAAHPDIIATSSEGGLGIPELRAAVMEAIG, encoded by the coding sequence GTGACGTTCGACGACGATCAGATAGAGGCCGCGCGAAAGGTGTTCGCCGGCCCGATCGAGTTCCTGAAATCGGCCCCCGCGCTCAATTTCCTGCCCGAAGCGATCGTGCCGGAAGTGGCGTTCGCGGGCCGGTCGAACGTCGGCAAATCGTCGCTCATCAACGCGCTGACGGGGCGCAAGGCGCTCGCCCGTACATCGGTCACGCCGGGGCGGACGCAGGAGCTGAACTTCTTCGACATCGGATATCCCCTCTCCTTCCGCCTGGTCGACATGCCCGGCTACGGCTTCGCCAAGGCGCCGAAGGACATGGTGAAGAAGTGGCGTTTCCTCGTGAACGACTATCTGCGCGGCCGCCAGCAGCTCAAGCGCGCGCTGATGCTGATCGATAGCCGCCACGGCATCAAGGACGTCGATCGCGAGATACTGGAGATGCTGGACAAGGCGGCGGTGAGCTACCGCCTCATCCTCACCAAGGCGGACAAGGTGAAGGCGACCGACTTGGCCGCCGTCACCGAGCGCACCGCCGAGGAAGCGCGCAAGCGCCCGGCGGCGCATCCCGATATCATCGCCACTTCGTCGGAGGGCGGCCTTGGCATCCCCGAGCTGCGCGCGGCGGTGATGGAGGCGATCGGCTGA
- the secB gene encoding protein-export chaperone SecB yields the protein MAEQDNGVTTGNEPLPNGADTLPQVGLISQYVKDLSFENPNAPAIYQSQQAPEINVQFDIGSQQVADEVHEVTLKVEIRAESAGTVAFLVELAYAGLFGLRNVPLDAVQPFLLGEGPRLLFPFARRVVADAVRDGGFPPLLLEPIDFNGLYLQQAEARAQEAGTVGNA from the coding sequence ATGGCCGAACAGGACAATGGCGTGACGACCGGCAACGAGCCGCTGCCCAACGGCGCCGACACGCTGCCGCAGGTCGGGCTGATCTCGCAATATGTGAAGGACCTGTCGTTCGAGAATCCGAACGCCCCGGCGATCTACCAGAGCCAGCAGGCGCCCGAGATCAACGTGCAGTTCGACATCGGCTCGCAGCAGGTGGCGGACGAGGTGCATGAGGTGACGCTGAAGGTGGAGATCCGCGCCGAGAGCGCCGGCACCGTCGCCTTCCTCGTCGAGCTCGCCTATGCCGGGCTGTTCGGGCTGCGCAACGTGCCGCTCGACGCGGTGCAGCCGTTCCTGCTCGGCGAGGGGCCGCGCCTGCTGTTCCCGTTCGCCCGCCGCGTGGTGGCCGATGCCGTGCGCGACGGCGGCTTCCCGCCGCTGCTGCTGGAGCCGATCGACTTCAACGGCCTCTACTTGCAGCAGGCCGAGGCGCGCGCGCAGGAAGCGGGCACCGTCGGCAACGCCTGA
- a CDS encoding murein transglycosylase A, whose amino-acid sequence MIRRGGLALVGAFALSVLLSACVGGVAPPPRPGGQSPPSRGGEVPVRQPTPATPLPPVAQVTSPGAGTAASAGLTRGPDIATLPITPDSAAQALAAFRLSCPSLVRRADVSGLTSGADWQPACAAAASTAPGDAQGFFTRWFEAVQVGDGRAYATGYYIPEIAGSPSYRDGYAPIYARPDDLIDVDLGQFSDSLKGRSIRGRVDGTKLVPYYDRTAIEQGVLQGRARILGYAVDPVEFFFLQVQGSGLVRMPDGRVLRIGYDSQNGRDYTGIGALMRQRGLLGPNQLSMQGIVAWLRANPDQGRAIMRENKSFVFFRVLDGPPVGALGLPVAGGTTVAADPRFIPLGAPVFLSMDRADATGLWVAQDTGGAIKGANRFDTFWGAGNDARAIAGGMSARGTAFLLLPVGTLDRLQGGAAGGRPASRR is encoded by the coding sequence ATGATCCGTCGGGGGGGACTGGCGCTCGTCGGCGCTTTCGCTCTGTCTGTCCTGCTGTCCGCCTGCGTCGGCGGCGTCGCGCCGCCGCCGCGTCCGGGCGGCCAGTCGCCGCCGTCGCGCGGGGGCGAGGTTCCGGTGCGCCAGCCGACTCCCGCCACGCCGCTGCCGCCGGTGGCGCAGGTCACGTCGCCCGGCGCGGGCACCGCCGCGAGCGCCGGGCTGACGCGCGGGCCGGATATCGCGACGCTGCCGATCACCCCCGATAGCGCCGCGCAGGCGCTGGCCGCGTTCAGGCTGAGCTGCCCCTCGCTCGTCCGGCGCGCGGACGTTTCGGGCCTGACCAGCGGCGCGGACTGGCAACCCGCCTGCGCCGCCGCCGCCTCCACCGCGCCGGGCGATGCGCAAGGGTTCTTCACGCGCTGGTTCGAGGCGGTGCAGGTAGGCGACGGCCGCGCCTATGCCACCGGCTATTACATCCCGGAAATCGCCGGCTCGCCGAGCTATCGCGACGGCTATGCCCCGATCTATGCCCGGCCCGACGACCTGATCGACGTCGATCTCGGCCAGTTCTCCGACAGCCTGAAGGGCAGGAGCATCCGCGGCCGTGTCGACGGAACGAAGCTCGTGCCTTATTACGACCGCACCGCGATCGAGCAGGGCGTGTTGCAGGGCCGGGCGCGCATCCTCGGCTATGCGGTCGATCCGGTCGAGTTCTTCTTCCTTCAGGTGCAGGGTTCCGGGCTGGTGCGGATGCCGGACGGGCGCGTGCTGCGCATCGGCTACGATTCGCAGAACGGCCGCGATTATACCGGCATCGGCGCGCTGATGCGGCAGCGCGGGCTGCTCGGGCCGAACCAGCTTTCGATGCAGGGCATCGTCGCGTGGCTGCGCGCCAATCCCGATCAGGGCCGCGCGATCATGCGCGAGAACAAGAGCTTCGTGTTCTTCCGCGTGCTCGACGGGCCGCCGGTCGGCGCGCTCGGCCTGCCCGTCGCCGGCGGGACGACGGTGGCGGCCGATCCGCGCTTCATCCCGCTCGGCGCGCCGGTGTTCCTGTCGATGGACCGCGCCGACGCGACCGGCCTGTGGGTGGCGCAGGATACCGGCGGCGCGATCAAGGGCGCGAACCGCTTCGACACCTTCTGGGGGGCGGGCAATGATGCGCGCGCCATCGCCGGCGGGATGAGCGCGCGCGGCACCGCCTTCCTGCTGCTGCCGGTCGGCACGCTGGATCGGTTGCAGGGAGGGGCGGCCGGTGGCCGGCCGGCGTCTCGACGCTGA